From Clarias gariepinus isolate MV-2021 ecotype Netherlands chromosome 2, CGAR_prim_01v2, whole genome shotgun sequence, one genomic window encodes:
- the LOC128541890 gene encoding phospholipase ABHD3-like, which yields MPLVKSSLLGVCVEYITSTPCTAVLGAVTASILFLYGSRKAQVPKLVCSNGFRGFLHTHCPIVSERFCPTPWCWGGRMQTLVRVFIKSCPAVTYRNEMIRTDDGGQLSIDWVDNTDSTKYPQSSSRPTVLILPGLTGNSQQTYVLHMIQQATRHGYRCVVMNNRGFGGEELLTPLTFCAANTQDVETTINYIKALYPQAPLVGAGVSLGGMLLLNYLARKGSDSKMIAGLTLSVIWNSFESSKSLEQPINKLLFNRHLTSNLCKAIIRHRKILEKIIDIDDVLKASTIREFDERFTSVLFGYKSCVDYYQDASPYHKLSQMSVPVLCLNAADDPFSPKHAFPAALAQRSPNVALLITSHGGHIGFLEGLFPRGEGYMDRVFSQFVRAVFEHQEDLKEACSNTDQ from the exons atgcctTTAGTTAAATCTAGTCTgttgggagtgtgtgtggagtacaTCACATCTACACCCTGTACTGCAGTTTTAGGCGCAGTTACAGCTTCAATCTTGTTCTTGTATGGCAGCAGGAAGGCTCAG GTGCCGAAGCTGGTGTGTTCTAATGGATTCCGAGGcttcctgcacacacactgtcCCATTGTGTCGGAGAGATTTTGCCCCACACCCTGGTGCTGGGGCGGCCGAATGCAGACGCTCGTACGCGTCTTCATCAAGTCCTGCCCTGCTGTAACATATCGCAA cGAGATGATCAGGACAGACGATGGTGGTCAGCTCTCAATAGACTGGGTGGATAACACGGATAGCACAAAGTACCCACAATCCTCCTCTCGACCTACCGTGCTAATCCTGCCCGGGCTGACAGGAAACAGCCAGCAGACGTACGTCCTGCACATGATCCAGCAAGCCACACGACATGGATACAG GTGTGTGGTGATGAATAACCGAGGTTTTGGAGGAGAAGAGTTGCTG ACTCCTTTAACCTTCTGCGCTGCCAACACTCAGGACGTGGAAACCACAATAAATTACATCAAAGCGCTCTACCCACAAGCCCCTCTGGTTGGAGCCGGGGTGTCTCTTGGGGG GATGCTGTTGCTGAATTATCTGGCGCGTAAAGGAAGTGACTCGAAGATGATCGCCGGGCTCACCCTGTCCGTGATCTGGAACTCCTTCGAATCGTCCAAATCGCTGGAGCAGCCAATCAACAAGCTGCTTTTTAATCGCCACCTCACCAGCAACCTGTGCAAAGCCATCATCAG ACACAGAAAGATCCTGGAGAAGATCATCGACATAGACGATGTGTTAAAG GCAAGTACAATTCGGGAGTTTGATGAGCGCTTCACATCTGTCCTATTTGGCTACAAGTCCTGCGTTGATTATTACCAGGACGCCAGTCCATATCACAAACTGTCCCAGATGTCTGTCCCCGTACTGTGCCTCAATGCCGCTGATGATCCCTTCTCCCCAAAACATG cTTTCCCGGCAGCTCTGGCTCAGCGTTCACCGAACGTGGCTCTGTTAATTACATCACACGGAGGGCACATCGGCTTCCTCGAGGGTCTTTTCCCACGCGGCGAAGGCTACATGGATCGGGTGTTCAGCCAGTTCGTCCGAGCCGTTTTTGAGCACCAGGAGGACCTTAAGGAGGCTTGCAGCAACACAGACCAGTAG